Part of the Chloracidobacterium thermophilum B genome is shown below.
GTGCATCCGCGCGTCCACGCCGAACAGGACCGCCTGCTGCGCGAAGTCGAAGCCCGTGACCCACAGGGCATTGCCGTCGTGGATGCGGCGCTGCTCATTGAATCCGGCGGCTACCGGCGCTTTGACGTGGTAGTGGTCGTCTGGTGCCGCCCCGAAATCCAGCTCGCCCGCCTGATGGCGCGCAATGGTCTCAGTCGTGAGGAAGCCGCCCAGCGCATCGCTGCCCAGATGCCTTCCGAAGAAAAACGGCGCTACGCCGACTTCGAGATCGACACCTCGGAAGGGTTCGAGCCAACCCGCCAGCAGGTGCTTGCCCTGCATGCGGCCCTGCGCGCCCGCGCCCTGACCCGCTGAAGCTTGGCGCTCGTGGGGCGACGTCCGTCCAGCCCAGGATTTGCCTCCAGGGTTCGCCCGGGTTCCGGGCGACGGCGGGGCCTTACGCACGGTTTAACTTACGACGGATGGTAGGTTTACGGGCAAAAGCCACAACATCTTGTATCGGACGCCTTGACAAATCCGCCGCGGCCAGCCCACAATCGCGCTCGTTCACCGGGCAGGTTGCCCGGTGAACTCAAATAACCGACAAGGCAATCCTTCACGGGGACAAGACGGCGCACCGGGGTTCGACGACGATACCTGTGGCGTTTCCGCCCATGCACGTTGACGCACTCACTGCCCTTGTTGTCCCTGCTTACAGATAAAGAAGTCACTGCCATGAACGAATCCGCTGCTGCCCGCCAAACCGAGAGCATTCCTTCGAGCATGCGTGTCAGAAAACGCAATGGCAGCTACGAGCCGGTGGATGTCAACAAGATCATCCGCGCCGTCGGACGGTGCTGTACCGGGCTGACGAATATAGACGCCTACCGGGTGGCGACCAAGACCATCGGTGGACTGTACGATGGGGCCACTACGGCCGAACTTGACCAGCTTTCCATCAACACGGCCGCCTCGCTCATCGTCGAGGAGCCGGAGTATTCCCGCCTCGCGGCCCGGTTGCTGGCGACCTACATTCACAAGGAAGTCCGCAACCAGAACATTTATTCCTTTTCGCAATCCATCACTGCCGGTTACGACCTCGGTCTCATCAATGACCGCGTTCGCAACTTCGTCAGCGAGAACCGGCGCAAGCTCGACGAAGCCATCTGCGACGAGCGCGATCAGGCGTTTGAATACTTCGGTCTGCGCACCGTCTATGACCGCTACCTGCTCAAGCATCCCACCTCGCGCGCGGTCCTTGAGACGCCCCAGTATTTCTTCCTGCGCGTGGCCAGCGGGCTGGCGCAAACGGTGGCCGAAGCCATTGAGCTGTATCAGTTGCTGTCCTCGCTGGAATACATGGCCAGCACCCCGACGCTGTTCAATGCCGGCACGCGCCACGAGCAGCTTTCTTCCTGTTTCCTGCTCGACTCGCCGGAAGATGACCTGGCGGCGATTTACCAGAAATATACGGATGTGGCGCTGCTGTCGAAGTTTGCCGGCGGCATCGGGCTGGCCTATCACCGCGTCCGGTCGAAAGGGTCGCTCATCCGGGGCACGAACGGGCACTCCAACGGCATTGTCCCGTGGCTCAAAACGTTGGATTCCTCGGTCGCAGCCGTCAATCAGGGCGGAAAGCGCAAGGGGGCCTGCTGCGTCTATCTCGAACCCTGGCACGCCGACATCGAAGACTTCCTCGAACTGCGTGACAACACGGGGGATGAAGCTCGCCGTACCTACAACCTCAATCTGGCCAACTGGATTCCCGACCTCTTCATGAAGCGCGTTGAGGAAGACGGCCCGTGGTCACTGTTTGACCCCAAGCTCGTGCCGCACCTGCCCGACCTCTATGGCGAGGAGTTTGAGGCGGCGTACCTCAAGGCCGAAAGCGAAAAACTCTACACCCGCCAGATACGCGCCCGTGACCTCTACCAGCGGATGATGCGGACGCTGGCGCAGACCGGCAACGGCTGGATGACCTTCAAGGACGCGGCCAACCGCAAGTGCAACCAGACGGCCCAGCCTGGCCGGGTCGTGCATCTGTCCAACCTCTGCACGGAAATCATCGAAGTCACTTCCCCGACCGAAACCGCTGTGTGCAATCTCGGCTCGCTCAACCTCGCCCGGCATGTCACGGACGGCCGGTTTGACTTCGAGAAGCTGGCGCGCAACGTCCGCATCGCGGTTCGCCAACTTGACCGCGTCATTGACATCAACTTCTACCCCATCCCCTCCACCGCCGCATCCAACCGCCGGTGGCGGCCCATCGGATTGGGACTGATGGGCCTGCAGGATGTGTTCTTTCAGCTCCGCCTGCCGTTTGATTCGCCCGAAGCGCTGGAACTCTCCACCCGCATCCAGGAAGAGGTCTATTACCACGCGCTGGCGGCGTCCTGTGACCTGGCCGAAGTGCATGGCCCGCACCCGGCCTTTCCTGAAACCCGCGCGGCCCAGGGCATTCTGCAATTCGATCTGTGGGGCGTTACGCCGCCCGATCCCGAACGCTGGAAGGCCCTGCGCGAGCGCATCCGGGCGACGGGACTGCGCAACAGCCTGCTCATCGCCATTGCGCCAACGGCCACCATTGCCTCAATCTGCGGCTGCTACGAAGCCATCGAGCCACAAGTGTCCAATCTCTTCAAACGCGAGACGCTTTCGGGCGACTTCCTGCAAATCAACCGCTACCTTGTGGAAGACCTCAAGCGGCTGGGGCTGTGGAACGAAGACATCCGTACCCAGATCAAGCTGGCCGATGGCTCCATTCAGGGCATTGCCGCGATTCCCGAAGACCTCCGGCGGCTGTACCGCACGGCTTGGGAACTGCCCATGCGGGCGCTCATTGATATGGCTGCCGCACGGGGGGCCTACATTGACCAGTCCCAGTCACTCAACCTGTTTATGGAATCGCCCAGCATCGGCAAGCTGTCTTCGATGTACATGTACGCTTGGAAGAAGGGCCTCAAAACGACCTACTACCTGCGCTCGCGTCCGGCAACGACCATTGCCAAGGCAACCGTCGCGCCGACCGCGGCCGGTACGGGCGGGAATGGCCCCGGCGCGCCACAACCCACCCCATCGGACGATGCGGCGCTGGCCTGTTCGCTGGCCAACCCGGAAAGCTGTGAAGCCTGCCAGTAACCCCGGTCAGCCATCCCCGTCATACCTGGCCAGGGGCAGAATGTTTCGTACTTCGGGCGGCGCGGCACCGGTTCGCCGCGCGCCTGAAATGTAAGGAGGACTCATTATGTTGCTCGACCCCGGCTTCAACCTGACGTTGCGGCCGATGAAGTATCCGCTGTTTTATGAGATGTACCGCAATGCGGTCAAAAACACCTGGACGGTTGAGGAAGTGGATTTTTCAACCGACGTGGCTGACCTGCACAGCCGGTTGACACCAGCGGAACGCCACCTCATTCACCGCCTGGTGGCCTTTTTTGCCACCGGCGATTCCATTGTGGGCAACAACCTGGTGCTCAACCTCTACAAGCACATCAACGCGCCCGAAGCGCGGATGTACCTTTCGCGGCAGCTTTTCGAGGAAGCGCTCCACGTCCAGTTCTACCTGACGCTGCTCGACACCTACATTCCCGACCTGGCTGAGCGGGAGCGCGCCTTTGCCGCTGTCCACAACATTCCCTCCATTGCGCGCAAGGCACAGTTCTGCCAGCGGTGGATTGATTCGATCTTCCTGCTCGATGAACTGCAC
Proteins encoded:
- a CDS encoding ribonucleoside-diphosphate reductase subunit alpha; its protein translation is MNESAAARQTESIPSSMRVRKRNGSYEPVDVNKIIRAVGRCCTGLTNIDAYRVATKTIGGLYDGATTAELDQLSINTAASLIVEEPEYSRLAARLLATYIHKEVRNQNIYSFSQSITAGYDLGLINDRVRNFVSENRRKLDEAICDERDQAFEYFGLRTVYDRYLLKHPTSRAVLETPQYFFLRVASGLAQTVAEAIELYQLLSSLEYMASTPTLFNAGTRHEQLSSCFLLDSPEDDLAAIYQKYTDVALLSKFAGGIGLAYHRVRSKGSLIRGTNGHSNGIVPWLKTLDSSVAAVNQGGKRKGACCVYLEPWHADIEDFLELRDNTGDEARRTYNLNLANWIPDLFMKRVEEDGPWSLFDPKLVPHLPDLYGEEFEAAYLKAESEKLYTRQIRARDLYQRMMRTLAQTGNGWMTFKDAANRKCNQTAQPGRVVHLSNLCTEIIEVTSPTETAVCNLGSLNLARHVTDGRFDFEKLARNVRIAVRQLDRVIDINFYPIPSTAASNRRWRPIGLGLMGLQDVFFQLRLPFDSPEALELSTRIQEEVYYHALAASCDLAEVHGPHPAFPETRAAQGILQFDLWGVTPPDPERWKALRERIRATGLRNSLLIAIAPTATIASICGCYEAIEPQVSNLFKRETLSGDFLQINRYLVEDLKRLGLWNEDIRTQIKLADGSIQGIAAIPEDLRRLYRTAWELPMRALIDMAAARGAYIDQSQSLNLFMESPSIGKLSSMYMYAWKKGLKTTYYLRSRPATTIAKATVAPTAAGTGGNGPGAPQPTPSDDAALACSLANPESCEACQ
- the coaE gene encoding dephospho-CoA kinase (Dephospho-CoA kinase (CoaE) performs the final step in coenzyme A biosynthesis.); protein product: MLRVGLTGGIAVGKSYVSALLRELGCHVFDADDIARAVVQPGMPALNDIVDAFGPDVLAADGTLDRAKLGRLVFADAEARSRLNAIVHPRVHAEQDRLLREVEARDPQGIAVVDAALLIESGGYRRFDVVVVVWCRPEIQLARLMARNGLSREEAAQRIAAQMPSEEKRRYADFEIDTSEGFEPTRQQVLALHAALRARALTR